The following are from one region of the Carnobacterium gallinarum DSM 4847 genome:
- a CDS encoding ABC transporter permease: MNKFWIIVSEVYKKNVKSGAFISMVLSPVILIAVVGLIAFFVNSNQKLPEIAILSEDKAITELLKSDNNYKINAKITTEKAAEKALKSEKIAGYLVLKKDKTSLSGEFVTTPTSDKVDTGSMSQVLTTIQTNQIAKELNLSQKDLVNLTTPAMIETKTVKFDETGGEQTTTDSTAKMIKIGSAYVVSFLIYILMIFYSAIIAQEIASEKGTRIMEIILSSVSATQHFFGKLVGILLVCLTQIVSYLLIGTIAYQFGKSLDFVQEVLKGIDLFEMLKGLIGSSLIFFVLGMVLYSVIAAFLGSLISKVEEASKAVSPLTFVIMIGFFGGMYGMNVPNAPLVKIGSYVPLFTPFIMPFRMANDTVTTGGVIVSIVIMLAFTAVLTYLASMMYRSNVLVYSDTGLVKTIKNSWVIMRNERKKN, from the coding sequence ATGAATAAATTTTGGATTATTGTCAGTGAAGTTTATAAGAAAAATGTTAAATCAGGTGCATTCATTTCGATGGTATTGTCACCAGTAATTTTAATTGCAGTAGTTGGACTGATTGCTTTTTTTGTAAATTCAAACCAAAAATTACCTGAAATTGCTATTCTTTCAGAAGATAAAGCTATTACAGAATTATTGAAGTCGGATAATAATTATAAGATTAACGCCAAAATTACGACTGAGAAAGCTGCAGAAAAGGCTTTGAAATCAGAAAAGATTGCGGGCTACTTAGTTTTAAAGAAAGATAAAACTAGTCTTTCTGGAGAATTTGTAACAACTCCAACAAGTGATAAAGTAGATACAGGAAGTATGAGCCAAGTTTTAACAACGATACAGACAAATCAAATTGCTAAGGAGTTAAACTTGAGTCAAAAAGATTTAGTTAATTTAACGACACCGGCCATGATTGAAACAAAAACAGTGAAATTTGATGAAACTGGTGGGGAACAAACAACCACTGATAGTACGGCAAAAATGATTAAGATTGGTAGTGCTTATGTTGTTTCTTTTCTAATTTATATTTTAATGATTTTTTATTCCGCGATTATTGCACAAGAAATTGCTTCTGAAAAAGGTACACGAATTATGGAAATCATTCTTTCTAGTGTCTCGGCAACGCAGCATTTTTTTGGTAAATTAGTAGGAATTTTATTAGTTTGTTTAACTCAAATCGTATCTTATCTATTGATTGGTACAATTGCGTATCAATTTGGAAAATCCTTAGACTTTGTTCAGGAAGTCTTAAAAGGAATTGACCTTTTTGAGATGCTAAAAGGCTTGATTGGTTCATCGCTAATCTTCTTTGTTTTAGGAATGGTTTTGTATTCTGTCATTGCAGCATTCCTTGGCTCTCTAATTTCCAAAGTAGAAGAAGCCAGTAAAGCCGTTTCACCTTTAACTTTCGTTATTATGATAGGGTTCTTTGGTGGAATGTATGGGATGAATGTACCAAATGCACCATTAGTAAAAATCGGTTCGTATGTTCCATTATTTACGCCTTTTATTATGCCTTTTAGAATGGCAAATGATACGGTTACCACAGGTGGTGTTATCGTTTCAATTGTGATTATGCTGGCTTTTACAGCTGTTCTAACCTATCTTGCTTCAATGATGTATCGTTCTAATGTATTAGTTTACTCAGATACAGGATTAGTTAAAACAATAAAAAATTCTTGGGTGATTATGCGAAATGAGCGTAAGAAGAACTAG
- a CDS encoding LytR/AlgR family response regulator transcription factor: protein MVDIYICEDNTQFAKLTEQTLNKLIRDYQLNFSINLVTKKPETLLTALTYTNEVGCYFLDIDLGEDVMSGLDLATEIRKIDPRGFIIFLTGDAHKFHHTFKYKIEALDYILKNDNETIEDRLLESLLAITDRNTTKYTHKESFIFSLNQSQFVIPFDEIIFFEVSSKAHRIVIHSYNRKIEFYSSLKEIQQQLDEKQTNFYRCHQSYLINLKNIKQFDASERIVHMTNGQQCEVAYRAIKKLKGVLNSSKIVNDKKNIQ, encoded by the coding sequence ATGGTTGATATTTATATCTGTGAAGACAATACCCAATTTGCTAAACTAACTGAACAAACTCTTAATAAACTGATTCGCGACTATCAGCTTAATTTTTCAATCAACCTTGTAACAAAAAAACCTGAAACACTTTTAACTGCCTTGACTTACACAAATGAAGTTGGTTGTTACTTTTTGGATATTGATTTAGGCGAAGATGTTATGTCTGGGCTTGATTTAGCTACTGAAATTCGTAAAATTGATCCCCGTGGCTTTATTATTTTTCTAACTGGGGATGCTCATAAGTTTCATCATACATTTAAATATAAAATTGAAGCGTTAGATTATATTTTAAAAAATGACAATGAAACTATTGAGGACCGTCTTCTGGAAAGCCTGCTAGCTATTACTGATCGTAATACAACGAAATATACTCATAAGGAAAGCTTTATCTTTAGCTTAAACCAATCGCAATTCGTTATTCCTTTTGATGAAATTATCTTTTTTGAGGTATCTTCAAAAGCACATCGAATTGTCATTCACTCTTATAATCGCAAAATAGAATTTTATTCTTCTCTAAAAGAAATTCAACAACAATTGGATGAAAAACAAACTAATTTTTACCGCTGTCATCAATCTTATTTGATTAATTTAAAAAATATTAAACAGTTTGATGCTTCAGAACGCATTGTTCATATGACTAATGGACAGCAGTGCGAAGTTGCTTATCGGGCAATTAAAAAATTAAAAGGTGTGTTGAATTCTTCTAAAATTGTGAATGATAAAAAAAATATCCAGTGA
- a CDS encoding GHKL domain-containing protein, giving the protein MILFLTAFFESSFLTFFIFTIFSIKKKQSLFIFLLFTLINTLIVGCLHFYSFNSSFIHVLLELVVIYLYSYIVSKKIYYSGISTILSLLFMFFMTDTSALILSLFHFYPNDYSKESILVLGFNYLLGMTLAIFAAKFFQKILSNKSVTQQFFKAKTVLYLASATFALSLVFFILNLTIEAIFTANPEVVNITNLIFSIFGLLIIMIFFILYKALIRESHLFQRKIELEQLQKYCRHLEEKYSEYSRFHHDYLNMHLGMADYFTTKDYAGLEVYFNQHIKPTSLSITTNFSRLQSIKNIRLPELKGLMFIKLLQAQELGIEVYCEIPELIESISLNTLDLCTAVGILLDNAIEAASESINGLLTLSLLLYPDKVLFTFENSFIHSDLSLHELYELGKSTKGTHRGLGLTTLASMTENHLNFVLDTAIEEQVFVQKLTIYTVCPKKGINSYG; this is encoded by the coding sequence ATGATTTTATTTTTAACAGCATTTTTTGAAAGTAGTTTCCTTACTTTTTTTATATTCACTATTTTCTCTATCAAAAAAAAGCAATCTTTATTTATTTTTTTATTATTTACTTTGATAAATACATTAATTGTTGGTTGTCTTCATTTCTATTCATTTAACTCGTCATTTATTCATGTTCTTTTAGAACTAGTCGTTATTTATTTATATAGCTATATCGTTTCAAAGAAGATTTATTATAGTGGCATTAGTACCATCTTAAGTCTCTTATTTATGTTTTTTATGACTGATACATCTGCTTTGATACTAAGTCTTTTTCATTTTTATCCAAATGATTATTCTAAAGAAAGTATCCTTGTTTTAGGCTTTAACTATCTTTTAGGAATGACTCTAGCTATTTTTGCTGCAAAATTCTTTCAAAAAATACTCAGTAATAAATCGGTTACACAACAATTCTTCAAAGCGAAGACAGTCCTCTACTTAGCCAGCGCAACATTTGCACTTTCTTTAGTATTTTTCATTTTAAATTTAACTATTGAAGCTATTTTCACGGCAAATCCTGAGGTGGTCAACATTACAAATCTTATCTTTTCTATTTTTGGCTTGCTAATTATTATGATTTTTTTCATTCTATATAAAGCATTAATCCGAGAAAGTCATTTATTTCAAAGGAAAATTGAGTTAGAACAGTTACAAAAATATTGTCGTCATTTAGAAGAAAAGTATTCAGAATACAGTCGATTTCATCATGATTATTTGAATATGCACCTTGGAATGGCAGACTATTTTACAACAAAAGATTATGCTGGATTAGAAGTTTATTTTAATCAGCACATCAAGCCAACTAGTTTATCCATAACAACCAATTTTTCTCGGTTACAATCTATTAAAAATATTCGTCTTCCGGAATTAAAAGGCCTAATGTTTATCAAATTACTCCAAGCACAAGAATTAGGTATTGAAGTTTATTGTGAGATTCCAGAACTAATTGAGTCTATTTCATTAAATACATTAGACTTATGTACCGCAGTTGGAATTCTTTTGGATAATGCCATTGAAGCCGCTAGTGAATCGATAAATGGACTACTGACCCTTTCCCTACTACTCTATCCCGACAAAGTTCTTTTTACTTTTGAAAATAGTTTTATCCATTCTGACCTCTCTTTACATGAGTTGTATGAACTTGGCAAATCTACCAAAGGTACACATCGTGGACTTGGATTAACAACATTGGCGAGCATGACTGAAAATCACCTAAATTTTGTATTGGATACTGCCATTGAAGAACAAGTATTTGTGCAAAAATTAACAATATATACCGTTTGTCCTAAGAAAGGAATCAATAGCTATGGTTGA
- a CDS encoding AAA family ATPase, which produces MKNIKIILADQERDYVVKFKEYLESQEGKNRFELISATTKEAFETLAKSENFDLLLATPYFFDSSLVHEIPIVIGLDDHTKKNNWDFPLIEKYQSLTKLIGEVLALYFEKIEQTEYFIANNGDTKIISTFSSTAGAGKTIFALNLANELTKLNLNVLYLNLETIHSTALFLKDDTDMRQSSELIYFTQKKSTLLLSKIEKYKKRDSYLNFDYFDFINNPAEMLEMKSEEIHYLLGILKSSDVYDYVIVDLDSQLHERNLEVLQASQKIVWLVKNDVTSIFKSEHMLENSRTLVGLEAKGNSALHFVMNYCHQEQHLETSLPIMHHLPFVRSWENLRQPTAIVEEDSYCKAVANLIVTNFVKVEENSDG; this is translated from the coding sequence GTGAAAAATATAAAAATTATTTTAGCTGATCAGGAAAGAGACTATGTTGTAAAGTTTAAAGAATATTTAGAATCACAAGAGGGAAAAAATCGCTTTGAATTAATTAGTGCAACAACTAAGGAAGCATTTGAAACTTTAGCTAAGTCAGAAAACTTTGATTTACTATTGGCGACTCCTTATTTTTTTGATAGTTCACTAGTTCACGAGATTCCAATTGTCATTGGTTTAGATGATCATACTAAAAAAAACAATTGGGATTTTCCACTAATCGAAAAATACCAATCTTTAACCAAGTTGATTGGGGAAGTGCTAGCCCTTTATTTTGAAAAAATTGAACAGACAGAGTATTTTATTGCCAATAATGGAGATACTAAAATAATTAGTACATTTTCCAGTACTGCTGGAGCAGGGAAAACTATTTTTGCGTTGAATCTTGCTAATGAATTAACGAAACTGAATTTAAACGTGCTTTATTTAAACTTAGAAACCATCCATTCAACAGCTTTATTTTTAAAAGATGATACGGATATGAGACAATCTTCCGAGCTAATCTATTTCACTCAAAAAAAATCAACTCTTCTTCTTTCTAAAATTGAAAAATACAAAAAAAGGGACTCATACTTAAATTTTGATTACTTTGACTTTATTAATAATCCAGCGGAGATGTTGGAAATGAAAAGTGAAGAAATTCACTATTTATTAGGTATTTTAAAAAGTAGTGATGTTTATGATTATGTCATTGTTGATTTAGATTCCCAACTACATGAACGTAATCTTGAAGTTTTACAGGCCAGTCAAAAAATTGTTTGGTTAGTTAAAAATGATGTAACGAGTATTTTCAAATCTGAACATATGCTAGAAAATAGTCGGACTTTAGTTGGATTAGAGGCTAAGGGAAATTCAGCACTTCATTTTGTCATGAATTACTGTCATCAAGAACAGCATTTAGAAACAAGTTTGCCTATAATGCATCATCTTCCTTTCGTCAGAAGTTGGGAGAATTTACGTCAACCAACAGCAATAGTTGAAGAAGATAGCTACTGTAAAGCTGTGGCCAATCTAATTGTCACGAATTTTGTAAAAGTGGAGGAGAATAGTGATGGTTGA
- a CDS encoding CpaF family protein gives MVDDTVIKELMVELRATLDFMHSIGDDEMLEYVENAVFDYAAEHNVKSKDVRMIIDRIYHAFRGLDALQPLLDDREVSEIMINNHEEIFIEKRGEVFQSELKFESQEKLEDIIQSIVSKVNRIVNESSPIVDARLKDGSRVNIVLPPIALKGPVMTIRKFPERALTIEDYIQYKSITPEVAQFLEKLVKARYNIFISGGTGSGKTTFLNVMSNFIPADERIITIEDSAELQIKSVPNLVSLETRNANTEGKGEISIRELIKSSLRMRPDRVVVGEVRGEEALDMLQAMNTGHDGSLSTGHSNSTYDMLSRLETMVLTGANLPVQVIRQQISSALDIMVHLSRMRDHTRKIVEVSEIIGFENGEIQLNSLFKFIEEGEYKGKIIGELKPTGNELKNHSKLAMAGIRLVEET, from the coding sequence ATGGTTGATGACACCGTAATCAAAGAGTTAATGGTTGAACTTCGTGCTACATTAGATTTTATGCACTCTATTGGCGATGATGAGATGCTGGAATACGTCGAAAATGCTGTTTTTGACTACGCTGCAGAACACAATGTTAAATCAAAAGATGTTCGGATGATTATTGATCGTATTTATCATGCTTTTCGTGGATTAGATGCCTTGCAGCCGTTGCTAGATGATCGTGAAGTCAGTGAGATTATGATTAATAACCATGAAGAAATATTTATTGAGAAGCGTGGAGAAGTCTTTCAAAGTGAATTGAAATTTGAATCACAAGAAAAGTTAGAGGATATTATTCAATCGATTGTTTCAAAAGTGAATAGGATTGTCAACGAGTCTTCACCGATTGTTGATGCAAGGTTAAAAGATGGTTCACGGGTGAATATTGTGTTGCCGCCAATCGCGTTAAAAGGTCCAGTAATGACCATTCGTAAATTTCCAGAAAGAGCCTTAACAATCGAAGATTATATTCAATATAAAAGTATCACACCTGAAGTCGCCCAGTTTTTAGAAAAGTTGGTTAAAGCTCGCTACAATATTTTTATTAGTGGTGGAACGGGATCTGGGAAAACAACATTTTTAAACGTAATGAGCAATTTTATTCCTGCCGATGAACGGATTATTACAATTGAAGATTCAGCCGAGTTGCAGATCAAATCCGTACCTAACTTAGTCAGTTTGGAAACACGAAATGCGAATACGGAAGGAAAAGGTGAGATTTCGATTCGGGAGCTAATAAAATCTTCATTACGGATGCGTCCAGACCGAGTAGTTGTAGGCGAGGTTCGTGGAGAAGAAGCATTAGATATGTTACAAGCAATGAATACAGGACATGACGGTTCATTATCAACAGGACATAGTAATTCAACGTATGATATGTTAAGCCGTTTAGAAACAATGGTGTTAACCGGAGCTAACTTGCCCGTTCAAGTAATTCGTCAACAAATAAGTTCAGCTTTAGATATTATGGTTCATTTATCTAGAATGCGAGATCATACTCGTAAGATTGTTGAAGTTTCTGAAATTATTGGTTTTGAAAATGGCGAGATTCAATTGAATTCGTTGTTTAAATTTATTGAAGAGGGCGAGTACAAAGGCAAAATAATTGGCGAGCTTAAGCCAACAGGTAATGAGCTGAAAAATCATTCTAAGCTGGCAATGGCAGGTATTCGTTTAGTCGAAGAAACATAA
- a CDS encoding type II secretion system F family protein, producing the protein MELISVETVQNIVGVVVATVLMVVLIIKIQKRKAKAAKENAEKKQEELHKKKIRATQMRIIHQRQQDGIGELIDYADYHMNLKEWIVAVIGAGLVFSILGYIFYEKPVIILLMSLFGLFFPIQRRKQLLVTRKHVLNLQFKEAVQSLSASLAAGRSAESSFQEVAYDLKLLYPDPNTYILKEFDIINRRVENGEPLERAIEDFAQRSDVEDIMNFADVFVTCKRTGGSLVEVMKRTADIISDKLEVQQDMKVLVSQKKFEAQILNLMPVGMVLLLKLTGGDYLNPLYDWNGPGPVIMTVCLLFLLAAYLIGQKIMNIKM; encoded by the coding sequence ATGGAGTTAATATCAGTTGAAACCGTTCAAAATATTGTTGGCGTTGTAGTGGCTACAGTCTTAATGGTTGTTCTGATTATAAAGATTCAAAAAAGAAAAGCTAAAGCGGCCAAAGAAAATGCTGAAAAAAAACAAGAAGAGCTGCATAAGAAAAAAATCCGAGCAACACAGATGCGGATTATTCATCAACGACAACAAGATGGAATTGGAGAACTAATCGATTATGCTGATTATCATATGAACCTAAAGGAATGGATTGTTGCCGTGATTGGAGCAGGACTTGTTTTTTCTATTTTAGGTTATATATTTTATGAAAAACCAGTGATTATTCTACTAATGTCTTTATTTGGATTATTCTTTCCGATTCAGCGCCGGAAGCAATTATTAGTAACGCGTAAACATGTCCTTAATCTACAATTCAAGGAAGCGGTTCAATCTTTATCTGCGTCATTAGCAGCAGGACGTTCGGCTGAAAGTAGTTTTCAAGAAGTTGCCTATGATTTGAAACTATTATATCCAGATCCGAATACGTATATTTTAAAAGAATTTGATATTATCAATCGTCGGGTTGAAAATGGCGAACCTTTAGAGCGTGCGATTGAAGATTTTGCCCAACGTTCTGATGTGGAAGATATTATGAATTTTGCCGATGTTTTTGTGACCTGTAAACGGACAGGCGGAAGCTTGGTAGAAGTAATGAAACGCACAGCGGATATTATCTCAGACAAATTAGAAGTTCAACAAGATATGAAGGTTCTTGTTTCGCAAAAGAAATTTGAAGCGCAAATCTTGAATTTAATGCCAGTTGGGATGGTTTTACTGTTAAAACTTACTGGTGGAGACTATCTAAATCCACTTTATGATTGGAATGGTCCTGGACCAGTGATTATGACTGTTTGTTTACTCTTTTTATTGGCAGCTTACTTAATCGGCCAAAAAATTATGAATATCAAAATGTAA
- a CDS encoding type II secretion system F family protein yields the protein MAVILKISFVVLIGFILMMLLKAGKKYKDFIEHYKKAVGLPFMAPYSFEFLDTFSLIEKFYKQIANIQQKMISLYGTKDATNQTRAFLAQIISLTTLAVLATLLIGIMQPNDTSGAIAMGILTLLIPFVLVKNLDTKERNRRMAIIHELPEFLNKLILLINAGETAQKAFIRCTLAKADFVDKSPLYYELAETVTKIENNLPFSEALNQLSKKCAIQEMSVFTTTLLLNYRKGGEQLVHSLKELSTTLWGKRKAQTQMKGEEASSKMVFPLIMIFGVVMVIVGYPALAMF from the coding sequence ATGGCTGTTATTTTAAAAATTAGTTTTGTTGTTTTAATTGGTTTTATTTTAATGATGTTATTGAAAGCTGGAAAAAAATACAAAGATTTTATTGAACACTACAAAAAAGCAGTCGGTTTGCCTTTTATGGCTCCGTATTCCTTTGAATTCTTAGATACTTTTTCACTAATTGAAAAATTCTATAAACAAATTGCAAATATTCAACAAAAAATGATCAGTCTTTATGGAACAAAAGATGCCACTAATCAAACTCGTGCTTTTCTTGCACAGATAATTTCTTTAACTACATTGGCTGTTCTTGCTACGTTATTGATTGGCATTATGCAACCAAATGATACTAGTGGAGCCATCGCGATGGGGATCTTAACGTTATTGATTCCTTTTGTATTAGTTAAGAACTTAGATACAAAAGAACGAAATCGCAGAATGGCCATCATCCATGAGTTGCCAGAATTTCTAAACAAATTAATCTTGCTAATTAATGCTGGTGAAACAGCCCAGAAAGCTTTTATTCGGTGTACATTAGCCAAAGCGGATTTTGTTGATAAAAGTCCATTGTACTATGAGCTAGCAGAAACCGTTACAAAAATTGAAAATAATTTACCTTTTTCAGAAGCCCTAAATCAATTAAGCAAGAAGTGTGCGATTCAGGAAATGTCAGTTTTTACAACGACTTTACTGTTGAATTATCGAAAAGGTGGAGAACAGTTGGTTCACTCGCTAAAAGAACTTTCAACTACGCTTTGGGGCAAACGAAAAGCCCAGACTCAAATGAAGGGGGAAGAAGCCTCTTCAAAAATGGTTTTCCCATTAATTATGATTTTTGGTGTTGTTATGGTAATTGTTGGTTATCCAGCACTGGCTATGTTTTAA
- a CDS encoding Flp1 family type IVb pilin — protein sequence MKNFMLDFWKDEQGLETLEMLLIIAIIVVIAVMFKDKIMTWAQSLLDKGDENITNIVDNK from the coding sequence ATGAAGAATTTTATGTTAGATTTCTGGAAAGATGAGCAAGGATTGGAAACACTAGAAATGTTATTGATTATTGCGATTATTGTCGTGATTGCTGTTATGTTTAAAGATAAAATCATGACTTGGGCGCAAAGTTTACTAGATAAAGGCGACGAGAATATCACGAATATTGTCGATAACAAATAA
- a CDS encoding TadE/TadG family type IV pilus assembly protein: protein MEEYIVEIKRFLKSEKGSALLEASFLYPAILIITVAMLLFTIVVYQQSLVHYQARKVADKVAYVWNYNSDSQEIGKNNGLFEKYTSQDHGDGLYWRLHGNNVLQQFGINFGNGSGVVGTKESLAKTKYKSTNVELDIKFENNLLGRNQIKVTAKSGFKMPSLLKKGFGIDKDVEAVAYADVTDTVESIRDLRFMAYVVGELKNTLEKDGKLASILSKLGF from the coding sequence ATGGAAGAATATATAGTGGAGATAAAGCGATTTTTGAAATCAGAGAAGGGCAGTGCTTTGCTAGAAGCCTCTTTTCTCTATCCTGCTATTTTAATTATTACAGTAGCAATGTTGCTTTTTACGATTGTTGTGTACCAACAATCTTTAGTTCATTATCAAGCTAGAAAAGTGGCGGATAAAGTAGCTTATGTATGGAATTACAATAGTGATTCCCAAGAAATTGGAAAAAATAATGGATTATTTGAAAAATACACCAGCCAAGATCATGGTGATGGTCTATATTGGCGATTACATGGAAATAATGTTCTTCAACAGTTTGGAATTAATTTTGGAAATGGCAGTGGTGTTGTCGGGACTAAAGAAAGTTTAGCTAAGACAAAATACAAAAGTACGAATGTGGAATTAGATATTAAATTTGAAAATAATCTGTTAGGTCGAAATCAAATTAAAGTTACTGCAAAAAGTGGATTTAAGATGCCAAGTCTATTGAAAAAAGGATTTGGCATCGATAAGGATGTTGAAGCCGTAGCTTATGCCGATGTGACAGATACAGTTGAAAGTATACGAGATTTAAGATTTATGGCATATGTGGTAGGAGAACTTAAAAACACTCTAGAAAAAGACGGGAAATTGGCAAGTATTCTCAGTAAATTAGGATTTTAA